GCATTCTGGGATCAAATTGCAAATCAGAATGTTTTTCTAAACTTTCTGAAGGTTGGACAGACTTAAAACAGTATGCTGTTGTCTTCTAAGCTCATTAACAAAGGAATGGGgtcatttttctccttttttcattacagaatacagtacactgtaaaaatgcatttattaacattaaaaataagacAATTTGAGCACACATACTCTAGAACGTATagctgcatgtttgtttttgaggTGAGCAATTTTGGTTTAATTCAGCTGAGAGGAGGAACGAGCTCTAACCATGACAAGAAAATGCTTTCGCGTAGCTTCAATCAGGAAACAGTCAAATGAGCTACTTGTACAAAGGCAGAAAAACCTTTAAAGCTTTCCTTGGGGAGTTTTTGATGAATTGAAAACACAACAGCGTGATGTTTATGAGAACAGGTCTGCATTCTGTTTGTGTCGTGCACACACGCACGGCACAGACAGATGCCGTACAGCTTCCTACATATTTAAGATGCTCTGCTGATCAGTGGGAGTAACAGAAGTAAAGAAGCAGGAGTAGAAAGGACGAAGACAAATAAGCCTAGAAGCTAGTGAACATGGATGTAAACAATGTTAGACTCGAAATGTGTGCTGGCTCATTTGCGAGACCTCAAAGGCACCCACACTGTGTTGTGGTGAGAAACCCTGGATGCACTCTTAACATTGTCAAGACAACTCAACGGGGTACCTTTAAGATTAGATACTGATGCGTAAAAGATGGTATTGCAGTGTACTGCTTTTATATCAAAATAAATCATATTTGATTTAAATCTTTGGCACACTCCCATAGATCTGATCACagtaataaataacatttattcattacaaaaaacaaataaatatcaataactTAATATATTCAAGATTTCATAAATACATCTCATATGCgtgatgttttgtgtaactTATGTGCTGTACAGTAGACAGAGTGAGTTTGCTGAATGTGTGACTGTGACTGAGTATAGATGGGAATATCAAATCCCACATAGCCAAGCTGTAGGCTGTAAAGGAAGTCATAGAAGCTGTAACCGTGCCGAGGTAACTCTTAAAAGTAatttctctgggtgaaaacTTGTGTAATGCCACTTCCTGTTTATTTACTCCTATACTGCTAAATCCAAGTCATAAATCACCACATGCCAAAAAAGCTTCTGTGAgtgaaatcaaaacaaaagaaaaaacacttaacATTATACCACTATAGAGTGGGAgtataaaaagtttaaattacaCAAAGCCTGACAAGTTGCACTCCCTACACGCAGCCACATCTTCTGGCGGAGTGCTTCCTCACGGTGTGGTAAACCAGGCTGTCGTCCAGAAACGAGAGATCGTCGTCGAACGCTATTGGCCGACAGCAAGCCTGAGGGGGAACGTCTTTGGCGGGAAGCCTCCTGTTGTGAATGAGGTTGTAAAGGATTTTGTCGTAGTTTGTCTCTGACTTTCTGCACGGTCCTGAGCAGTACCTGAATATCATTTCCTCACTGGAGCGGTAGCCCAGACCGAGGTCAGACACGTTGAGGTGGATCTGCTTTAGCACGCAGCCCTGTCCTCTACCACCGCCTCTAATCTTCCCACCTGCGCCAGCACCTCTAGATCCCCCTTCTCTTCTGTTACTGTTTCGCTGGCTtgtcctttttctctttctccttctaTGTCGGGTCCTGCTGTCAAAGTTATCTTTGGAGGGGGAAGAGATGGGGACGGCAGCGGcggtggtgctggtggtggagGTAGATGAGGACACAGTGAGCGAGGAGGAGCGACGCATTCTACTGATGGTTACTTTGATGAAGTTCACCACATCTTCAAACTCATTTGGGAGGGGCTCCTCAGTGGTGTCTGAAACCAATTAAGAGACATGCATAAGGCTGGACAGAACACACTGTTTCACTTCTACACACCCCACTGGCTATTGAACACATGCAGTGCTGTGTCACTAAACTACACATGCACATCTTTAAATGATACAGAGGTCTCTTCTGTGGAGGCAATACTGATGGGGTGGATTTAGGTGTCTTACGAATGAGTCCCATTGTCACCAGACGCTTTTACGTTTAAGTGGGATTAAACAATGAAGACAACACAGCCACTATGTAGCCTCGTGGCACAAGTTACTTGATGGAAAATGAATTCCTAATTATTACCACTTGAAGTTATTcttctgaggggaaaaaaagaggcatTCATCTGCCAATAAACTGAGTATGATGAGACGTGTAACTGCAAAGGTTTTAAGACCATGATCAATCTGAATCAAATATTCGTtcagcataaaataaaagaaattttaaGTATAAGCAACTTAACTGGTGACCACTTACACATGTTTTCTATTTGTTGTTAGGTTTGccaatttttgatttttttctctctttctggtgGACACATCACCATCACGTCTTTAAGCAATTCACACAAATCTCATTGCAAATGACATATCGGGTTTGCGCACTTTCGCTACCCTCACATTTGTCTCCTCCAGCCAGCGTTTCGTCCCTGTTTGCGGTATCCGCGCGGCTCATGCTCGTGGAAGAAACAGACAGGCCGATCTGAACGGGCGGGAGCTCGGGGGGACTCTCGGCGACGCGCCCTCTCCTCTTGGTGGACGTGGGCTGCTGCGGGCTCTGGAGCAGCGGGCTGGCGTAAACGGCACTCAGCAGTATCAAACAAGTGGTTAGACTATCCCATAACTTCATTGTCCACTTCAGTCCGACAGTAGGACATGGCGCGATGCAAAATCAACAGGTATCATCTGGCAAAAGCGCTCCACGGACGTGTAATAGTTAGACTCATCAGAGCTACTGCCAGTCCAAATGGTGGTAATCGACCGTGCGCACTGCAAACTGCACGCAATCACTCACATGCCAGCTGGACAGCGAAACGCAATGTGGCGCAACATTCAGGGCACAGACGCGCAAACGCAAATCAGCGGCTCCTCTCTGAAGTTGACTCCAAAACGGGTCCAACAACACTTTAACgatgaaaaccttttttttttcagtccttCACTGTTTTCATTCAACACAGTTCCTGCTGCTGACTTCGGGCCATCTCTCTCACCATCAATCCTGACTGAGCTGCGAGGAAAAGCGAGAGAGCTGGGGAGTGCTGGTGACGTGCGACGGTCCATCCTCTGCTTCTTCCTGTCTCCACCCCATGCATGGGAACTATGCAGAAGGATGGAGGCCACAGACAAGACAGAAGCTGAAGTGTGGAGTTGGTGAGAGTTAAAGAGTTATATCACCAAGGAAATCCAGAAATGTGCCTCAGATGGGCGGGAGAAGTTCCATTCTTTCCGAACCAGAATCCCCATCCTGCTTTTCGACTTGGGTTGATATTGGACggaaaacatttttccaattaGCCAGTCAAAACAGATCGAATAGATTGTGTCGCTCCTGATGAAGACCATGTGCTTGAAATCCCACAGTTCTCCACTTAATGTACTTCAGTGCTATTTAACTTCTAGAAGTTGATGTGACAACCCTTAGGCCAAGCATAACTGCGCCAGTAATTTCTTGTGTAAACCCTTTTCTCTCCCACATTAAGAGctaaaatatgtcatttttaatCACGTTATGTCCGAGGAAAACTGTAGATTTCTCTTCCCATTTGTtcctttgttggtttgtttgagGCAGATATTAAGAACTAATGGTCCAGTAGTCCAAAAgaacagttaaaaacaaattgtCAAACATGTATGATTAGTAATTTTGTTTATAAttaatgcagacatatgtgGATAAGCTAAGTGAGTGGAGTAAGTGGGTCAGGTTGCCTCCTCCACACTTCAGTGAAAATGCGGATAAGAGAAAGTCGGTTTTCATATCTGTTCGTTTGTTAGCTTATCCTTTTGAACATTATTATTAAGTGCATAAGGAACAGGGAGTTGATGAAAATCAGAATGATATCCAGTGACTTGATCACACTCAGTGAAGCAATCAGACAGCTGTGATGCTTAAAAGCTCTTTAGTAAGGATAAATGTATAACGTAAACTGCATTTTCTTATATGATTCAAAGTCCagattgaaatttttttttttaaaattataatggGGTCAATAAATGCTTTAGTTGGATTCAAACAGCAATCCGTTGGCTCAAGTAACCTTAGAgggtgtgtgttttattgtcagggcttacattttaaagcaaatcTGCTTTGTTTCTTCACTATCATGCATAAGAACATGATGCTTAGAATATAAATTGCAGCCTTATTGTTCAGTTtctcaggttttttttaaaaataatcattgCAGATAAATTGTAATCCCCTGGTTTGGTACACACAAGGTTTTTCCAAAAGAACATCTTTCCATTTCCTCCATCCCAGGTAGGCCTTATAGTTTACAGCGGCCCATGAACAAGGCTGACGTGAAATACACTTATCCGAAGCAGCATATGCAGATGTGTAAACATGCGTACGGGTCCGTGCACCCTTGAACTGTAGTGTTTCATGATGAATCATGTCTGTGTCAGTGTATGCCTGCGACAGCCACATTGTATTGTAATCACTGGACTACAGTGAACATGCAAAAGCGATTTGAGCATCTGAGTATGCAGTAACTGTAAAGTCATGCACAATAACAATCTTCTTCCACTCGTGTTTTTAGAAGTTAGCCTACTAATTACTCAGAAGAGGCTTCCCTTTCCACTGACTTGCTCACTTAAATACCCTGTCCTCAAGCAATTACGCTCGTGCCAAGCAACAAATACATCAAACAGATGTTCATTTCCCTTCTTGAAAGGCATGGGGGCTGCTCTGTACTCAAATCTGTCAGCCATTTTGAGAGTTTAGTTCGACTCACATACAATAAGCTAATTGTGCCGTGTTATTCCACCCATCATTGCTGGCCGAGGTGAAACTGAGGCCCCAAAATGGCTCGTAATAGCAAAACTTGTTTTAAGTAAGAAGATATTATATTAATGTACTTAGATTTAAAATTTTAAGAAAAGACTGAGTAATATACTGGATAAAGGCATGTGTTGCTGTCTTAATGACCATTGTTTTCAGCTCAGTTTAGTTGTATAAGTTGAACTAATTCATGTCTCCTATATCAGTTTCTCTTCATAGGTTCCCTGTtgaatccagaattgaatttaaaatccttctcttcACATACAAATCAAATtatgaattatgccatattcagaagtttgcagatgacacggccatcatggggtatatctgggatgatcaggaagaggagtacagaagtctggtgaggaactttgtcgcatggagtcacacaaaccacctgcaactcaacacctcaaagactaaggaactggttgtggacttcgggaggtccagagaaggtccactgccggttcagatagagggggaggaggtggaggtggtcaacaagtacaagtacctcgggctgtgggtggacaataaactggactggtcatgcaacacagagcacctgtataaaaaagcccaaagccgactgtacttcctcaggaggctgaggtcttttaacatctgcaggaagctcctgaggatgttttaccagtcggtggttgctggagtacttttctatgctgtggtgtgctgggggagcagcacagcaaagaaggactcatgcaggctggagaaactgatcaggagggctagctctgtggtcggcatgaagctggacactctggtgacagtggcagagaaaaggacattaaagaaactgatggacattatggacaatgccaggcatcctctgcacacggccataaacaatcagaagagtctgttcagtgacaggttgcttctccccaagacaagaactaacagacttaaaaactcctttgtcccacacgccatcaaactgtttaactcctctctggaggggagagggaggggaaacaggaggacaaaggaggggggaacaactaagctgtagtgcctcttcacctcactgtacaataccttgtgcaatactttttgtaaatagtcaacagtgcaatagactcaatacttgaaatgtgcaattcacttgtatttttattttttattcctatttattctatttatcccctttgtatattttatttatatttgtctctgtatttatatatgtgtgtgtgtgtgtatatatatatatatatatatatatatatatatatatatatatatatatataacaattctgtaactgtaacttcggtcgttgctgtgctttttggaagtcgaatttcccagaggaacccacccgagggattaataaagttctatcttatcttatcttatcttaaatagTATCATATCGCCCTAAGAGAGCCTGCAGCTTGCTTGTGGTTCCTTTGATATTTCAAAGTACAATAGGAGGTAGAGCCTTCAggtttcaggcccctcttccgaggaaccagctcccagtttggaactgggagatggacacctctctgcttttaagattagacttaaaacacagataaagcatatagtttggGCCGGATCAGATGACTTTCTAACACAATAGGTCTtttattctgtctctctcccctcaatctgctggaggtttcttcctgtttcttcctgtttaaagggtgtttttctttcccactgccACCAAGTCCTTGCTCATAGGAGTCATCTGATTGTGGGGGTTtcctctttaccttacaatataaagcactctGAGCTGACAGTTGTGATTTTTTGCTAtagaaatgaaattgaattgaaaacaaTATTGACTTACATCCCATTTAatgtaatccatccatccatccatccatccatccatccatccatccatccatccatccatccatccatccatccatccatccatccatcatcttcttctgcttaacCAGGGCTGGGTCACAGGGGCAGCAGCGTAAGcaaagaagcccagacctccctctcccctgccacctcctccagccttTCCGgtggaacaccaaggcgttagCTGATAAATATCCTCCTCCGGGTGGGACATACCCTGAACACCTCACCAAGGAGGCATCCTgatcagatgcctgaaccacctcacctggctccttttgatgtggatgaGCAGCGGCTCAGCTCTGAGCCCCAGATGGCtaaactcctcaccctatctctaagggagaaaGCAGTCAAACTTCGGGAAAAGCTCATTTTCACTGCTTGTATCCGCAATCTCTTCTGCCCAAAGTTCCTGACCAACGCCGAAAGTGGGGATGTAGACTGACCAGTAAAttaagagctttgcttttacactcagctctctcttcaccacgatgaACCGCTATAgcgtccacatcactgcagctactgcaccaatctgtctgtttgtgaacaagaccccgagctATTTAAACttctccacttggggcaggaacttgtCACTGAtacggagtgggcactccacctttTCCAGCTGAcggcctcagacttggaggtgctgattgtCATTCCTGCTGCTTTACACTCGGCTGTGAACTGCTCCAGTGTGAGGAGGAGGCTGTCACCAGATGAAGCCAGAGATGAGTGTCTGAGACCACCTAAGTGAAAGCCTTCTGCCAATTGGCTACGATAAAAATTATGAAGAGATTGGTGACAAaaggcagccctggcggagtcCAACACCTATCAGAAATGAGTTATTGCCCTGTGGACTAAGCTCTTGCAAAGGTTGTATGAGGATTGTATGGCCCGTAGCAACAGGCCAGACACCCCAACTCCTCTGTCAGGACACCcagagggacacggtcgaatgccttgtCCACGTATCTCCAAATATAGATATTTGGAGATACTGtctcaaaagaagaaaacaggccATGCATAAGTCAAAATTTCGCGTTGTcttaaaatttcaagttattttcttaATTTTGGGTCATTTTCTCAAGAATTGAGTGAGTGAATTGAAACTGAGATCCCTAACTCTACTTTCTTTTTTAGGAAATTTACTTTACTGATTTAGGATACATGCTGGTGCAGAATCATTATTTAATTAGAGAATTACTATCTCTAAGATTGACAGGAGGTGGACAGGAAGTTGTCCTTCAAtctgtttttatgcatttacaAGTAGTTTATTCTCCCACTTAAacaaaagttgttgttgttgtttttttttgctatagCAGAGTTCTGTATCTTGTAACAAATACAAGATACTATTTGGTTATGTGTAAACATAACCAAATCGTTTTTAGTGCCTAGACCTAAACAAGCAATGcgtaaaaaacaaattaaaaaaagtgaaaagtgaaaagcaaaaaaagcacaATGCCCCCAAAACAGCTGACAAACAAACTCTACTAGGACCTCTAAGATCTCCTGACACTGACTTTTTAGATATTTGAAggagctctgctgtcactctaGGTGCAGCCAGTGGCATCAGAACCAAAGGACACCCTGTGTGTATCATTGTGACACCAACAGCATCTGACAGAACAGCTGTATCGGACACACTGTGACTGAAATATTTCATTAGCTATTTAATGAATTTTGGTAAACATACCCACGAGGACCAGATAATATTGACTTGTGCTGTTGGTGAGCCCCATATTTCATCtagctaaaacatttttttccctaaCATCTCCAGCatcagcattttgtgtttgtagttaatgttagcatgctagcacACTAAGATGATGTCTTACATGCTAAATATCAGCATCTTACTCTGCTTGTGTAACAATGTTAGCATGCTTACATTACCTATGGGTTTAACGTgctatttaaagttaaagtttagaCTCACATAGTTGCCAACACTCATGTTTTATATATGTAAGGTAGATATACACTGATGGGGCAGGTTGTGTAGTTTCTTATTGCTAATGTATTCATGAGCATCCTTTAAACTCAATAAATGAGAGACGACCACTTCACTTTTCGTTCTCTTTATTTTGGAGATCACCATTAGACATttccagaaataaaaaaatgaataaataaatcaataaaaccaTACATCAGACATTTCATTGATCGAGTATTATGCAAATATATTTCAAGTTAAACTACACACTTTTGTTCTTCAAAACCAGCTCACCAGTTCTGTTAAATGTTTAGATTTCAGGTCAGCACAGAGAAGGAAAAGCTAAAAACACTTCAATTTTCACACTGAACACACTTCTGCACACTGATGAACAAACATCAGACACAACAACCACGTCAAAGTTAATTCAGTCTGCTGaattaaacctttattttttcacaaaataGCCCGTGAATGAATGTAGCCCATAATTAGCTTGCACTTATAGGAAGATTATAGAGGACTTTAATATTTCAAAGGACGTGCTACATTAGAGCTTGTTGCCCCATccgaaatacaaacaaacaaaaaaattttcCCTGCTGGTGATGTTACATCTACTTGTACATTTGTGTGGTGTGTAAATCATTGAATAGGTTGTAAGAAGCACCCCCTTGGTGAGCCATTGCAGTGTTTAGAGAGTAATCTACACCATATGTAGTTCGGTGCTGCTGCAGCCTCGGGCTGCGAGCGATCAGACTACGGGAGCTGTGAATGTGGATGCTGTCTGCTGAGCTGAACCGCAGGGACTTGGCTCAGAAAtgttaaagtaaggtcagtaacAGTTATTATGCTTAAGCAAATAAACCATTTACTCTGTAATTGTCTCCAGTTTTGTGACTGTGAGTTATTGTGAAATTGTTGTTTGCTGCAAAACCCAAACGTCTGACTGCATTTTGGAAGTTGGAATTTCAAGTACAGATATGAACCGGTGGAACAATGAACCCAGATGTTCTGGTTCTTTACACACTTGCATGCAGGAGTCTGATCCTGCCACTAGTGGACACTGTAAATCACTGCTATCCACATTAAATGTGGTACACAATGTGCAAGTTTACAGCATATTTGTAAAACCCACACTTTGAgtattctcttcttttctttgttttttaattatgatttCCTGAAACATCTCGCAGACTCCTGAATGATCTCCttttctgaaacacaaacaaacaagcaaaaatcatATTCTGTTGTTGTAAAAATACAAGTAGTGTAATATagttcaccaaaaaaaaaaaaaaaaaaatcaaaagtatATGCCTGATTAATTTTCctacacatttttaataaaacatggcAATAAAACAATGCTTCAACAAGTGTAACTGATATAAATATGTAAAGGTGGATGATGACAGCACCCAGAGGTGTTGGGGAACTTAAAACTTTGTTTCTATTCAAAACCAAACTGAAATTAATTTGTATTGACATTTTAATGATCTTCATGGTGTGGTGAGAAAGAACCAATTAGTTCCTCTAAAACACGTCACGGTCTTTTGACTTCAGGGCAGCCTACTGTTTTTCTCATTAAGCTCCGCAATTTTCTAAACCACCAGTCTGGTTGATTTGCTTCTACAGATTAAAATGAAGAGTACGAAAAATAATTTCTTGGAACAAGGCTAATGTTAAGGCTATCTCGTCTCTTGTCTGTCATAGTCTGAGTCAGCCTGGTGAGAAAGAGAAAACTTACCTTGTTGATTAGTTAATATATTCATTAGGTtattaacaaaacattaattgaTGACAGTACTGAAAAATCTATGGCTTTGTTAgtggctgctgctgttttattcTCATTTCTGTCTCTCTAACTCGGTGTTTTCCTGTGTATTTGCATTTGTCCAGGAGATGGAACCATTGAGTTCCTCACTGGGCCAAACAAAGTGAAACCTCACTATCCTCCCCAAGCTTGGTGATAGGCGTTTTAGGCTTTAGTGGCAATGTACAGTATAACTATCAAGTAGTTTGAAACTTTTATACTGATTTATAATGTCACAACTCGAAACCTCCTTTGGATTTTGCCTATAATTTCACTTCTTTCAGGACTGAACTAAATTGTGATCCTTGAGCCTCATTATGCAGACACCAGACTTTATTGCAGTTCAGcttattttttgctgtttacAAGCTCTACTTATCCCAACTGCCAACCCTGACACTGGTTAGGTTTGAAAAGAAGCTTTTGAATCATCTAaatcaaactatttttttttattatgtcacAATGGAAATATAGTGCAGA
This genomic stretch from Astatotilapia calliptera chromosome 12, fAstCal1.2, whole genome shotgun sequence harbors:
- the LOC113033945 gene encoding glial cell line-derived neurotrophic factor-like, which encodes MKLWDSLTTCLILLSAVYASPLLQSPQQPTSTKRRGRVAESPPELPPVQIGLSVSSTSMSRADTANRDETLAGGDKYTTEEPLPNEFEDVVNFIKVTISRMRRSSSLTVSSSTSTTSTTAAAVPISSPSKDNFDSRTRHRRRKRKRTSQRNSNRREGGSRGAGAGGKIRGGGRGQGCVLKQIHLNVSDLGLGYRSSEEMIFRYCSGPCRKSETNYDKILYNLIHNRRLPAKDVPPQACCRPIAFDDDLSFLDDSLVYHTVRKHSARRCGCV